A single Comamonas sp. NLF-1-9 DNA region contains:
- a CDS encoding conjugal transfer protein TraG — MQGANVLFGQIAVVFGIVIAGVWAATQWTAAALGYQIRLGSPWFDFLGTPVYHPWRLFEWWFFFDAYAPRVFDIGGAIAGGSGLVAVLVAIGMSIWRSRQSRLVTTYGSARWANAEDIRKAGLTQPAGVFLGQHHGQYLRHEGPEHVLTFAPTRSGKGVGLVVPTLLSWPASAVIHDIKGENWQITAGWRSRFSHCLLFNPTDAKSAAYNPLLEVRRGAHEVRDVQNIADILVDPEGALERRNHWEKTSHALLVGAILHVLYAGEDKTLRGVANFLSDPACPFELTLHRMMTTPHLADGEGRGPHPVVASAAREVLNKSDNERSGVLSTAMSFLGLYRDPTVAEVTSRCDWRIADLIAAEHPVSLYLVVPPSDISRTKPLIRLILNQIGRRLTESLDGSDGIARRHKLLLMLDEFPALGRLDFFETALAFMAGYGIRSFLIAQSLNQIDKAYGQNHSILDNCHVRVTFATNDERTAKRISETLGTATELRAQRNYAGHRLAPWLGHLMVSRQETARPLLTPGEVMQLPPDDAVVMVSSVAPIKAKKLRYYADSNFKQRVLPPPVLAAGSYADAPPARADDWRGLAIPAVPAAPVTEAVDGMGSADDGGLRRQPELSETVTYDPEQAAPAADLALLDDDDLPLPLPRQLDPALQRMARLASLDPDDGIEL; from the coding sequence ATGCAAGGGGCGAACGTGCTGTTCGGTCAGATTGCCGTCGTATTCGGCATCGTGATCGCCGGCGTGTGGGCAGCCACACAATGGACGGCAGCGGCCCTTGGTTATCAAATACGCCTTGGCTCGCCCTGGTTTGATTTCCTGGGCACGCCGGTCTACCACCCGTGGCGGCTGTTTGAGTGGTGGTTCTTCTTCGACGCTTACGCGCCGCGTGTCTTCGACATTGGCGGTGCGATTGCCGGCGGCAGCGGCCTTGTCGCCGTGTTGGTCGCCATTGGCATGTCGATCTGGCGCTCGCGCCAATCACGCCTCGTCACCACCTACGGCTCGGCACGCTGGGCGAACGCGGAGGATATTCGCAAGGCGGGCCTCACGCAGCCGGCCGGCGTATTCCTCGGCCAGCACCACGGCCAGTATCTGCGGCACGAAGGCCCGGAACACGTCCTGACCTTCGCGCCCACGCGCTCGGGCAAGGGCGTCGGCCTGGTCGTGCCGACGCTTCTTTCATGGCCCGCGTCCGCCGTCATCCACGACATCAAGGGCGAGAACTGGCAGATCACCGCCGGCTGGCGCTCGCGTTTCTCGCACTGCCTGCTTTTCAACCCGACGGATGCGAAGTCGGCCGCCTACAACCCGCTGCTGGAGGTTCGGCGCGGCGCGCACGAGGTGCGCGACGTGCAGAACATCGCCGACATACTGGTCGATCCCGAAGGCGCGCTGGAGCGGCGCAACCACTGGGAGAAGACCTCGCACGCGCTGTTGGTGGGCGCCATCCTGCATGTGCTGTACGCAGGCGAGGACAAGACGCTGCGCGGCGTCGCCAACTTCCTCTCCGACCCGGCCTGCCCATTCGAGCTGACCTTGCACCGGATGATGACCACACCGCATCTCGCGGACGGGGAGGGTAGGGGCCCGCATCCGGTGGTGGCCTCTGCGGCGCGCGAAGTGCTCAACAAGTCGGACAACGAGCGCTCGGGCGTGCTGTCCACGGCCATGTCGTTCCTCGGCCTGTACCGCGACCCTACGGTGGCCGAAGTCACGTCGCGCTGCGACTGGCGCATTGCCGACCTGATCGCGGCCGAGCATCCGGTATCGCTGTATCTGGTGGTGCCGCCTTCGGACATCAGCCGCACCAAGCCGTTGATCCGCCTGATCCTCAATCAGATCGGGCGGCGGCTTACTGAATCACTCGATGGTTCGGACGGCATAGCCCGCCGCCACAAGCTGCTGCTGATGCTCGACGAGTTCCCGGCTCTGGGGCGCCTGGACTTTTTCGAGACGGCCCTGGCCTTTATGGCGGGCTATGGCATCCGCAGTTTCCTCATCGCGCAGTCGCTCAACCAGATCGACAAGGCGTATGGGCAGAACCATTCGATTCTGGACAACTGCCATGTGCGCGTGACGTTCGCCACCAACGACGAACGCACCGCCAAGCGCATTTCCGAAACCCTGGGCACCGCGACCGAGCTGCGTGCGCAGCGCAACTATGCAGGCCATCGGCTTGCGCCGTGGTTGGGGCACCTAATGGTGTCGCGCCAGGAGACGGCGCGCCCGCTGCTGACGCCCGGTGAGGTGATGCAGCTCCCGCCCGACGATGCGGTGGTGATGGTCTCCAGCGTGGCACCCATTAAGGCCAAGAAGCTGCGCTACTACGCGGACAGCAATTTCAAGCAGCGCGTGCTGCCGCCGCCTGTGCTCGCCGCTGGCAGCTATGCCGACGCGCCGCCAGCGCGCGCCGATGACTGGCGCGGCTTGGCGATTCCCGCCGTTCCGGCGGCACCGGTTACCGAAGCCGTCGATGGCATGGGCAGTGCCGACGACGGCGGCCTACGCCGCCAGCCCGAACTCTCTGAAACCGTCACTTACGACCCCGAGCAGGCCGCGCCCGCAGCCGACCTCGCGCTGCTCGATGACGACGACCTGCCGCTTCCCCTTCCGCGCCAGCTCGACCCGGCCCTGCAACGCATGGCCCGGCTGGCATCCCTCGACCCTGACGACGGAATCGAGCTATGA
- the trbJ gene encoding P-type conjugative transfer protein TrbJ → MKTHAPKLAALTAACVLAFGIAQPAHALFGVGDIVLDPTNLVQNTLTAVRTLEQINNQIRQLQNEAQMLINQARNLASLPSSVVGQLRANLATTQRLIAQAKGLAYDVTSIDREFARLYPEKYTAMVSGNQMYLDTQERWKNTLNGLQTTMQMQAQASQNLSDDESVLADLVGKSQSAEGALQAMQSMNQLLALQAKQSIQTQRLQITQDRAASLELARQAAATERGREVTRRFLGNGTAYTPTSVNFYGN, encoded by the coding sequence ATGAAAACCCATGCTCCCAAGCTCGCAGCATTGACCGCCGCCTGCGTGCTCGCCTTCGGCATCGCGCAGCCCGCGCACGCGCTGTTCGGCGTCGGCGACATCGTGCTCGACCCGACCAATCTGGTGCAGAACACGCTCACTGCCGTTCGCACGCTGGAACAAATCAACAACCAGATCCGCCAGCTCCAGAACGAAGCGCAGATGCTCATCAACCAGGCGCGCAACCTGGCCAGCCTGCCGTCCAGCGTGGTGGGCCAGTTGCGCGCGAACCTGGCGACCACCCAGCGCCTCATCGCGCAGGCCAAGGGTCTGGCCTACGACGTGACGAGCATCGACCGCGAGTTCGCGCGCCTGTATCCCGAAAAGTACACCGCTATGGTAAGCGGCAATCAGATGTACCTCGATACGCAGGAGCGTTGGAAGAACACGCTCAACGGCTTGCAGACCACCATGCAGATGCAGGCGCAGGCGTCGCAGAACCTGAGCGACGACGAAAGCGTGCTGGCCGACCTTGTGGGCAAGAGCCAGTCGGCGGAAGGCGCGTTGCAGGCGATGCAGTCCATGAACCAGCTGCTGGCCCTGCAGGCCAAGCAGTCGATCCAGACGCAGCGGCTGCAGATCACGCAGGACCGGGCGGCCTCGCTGGAGCTGGCGCGGCAAGCGGCGGCGACTGAGCGGGGTAGGGAGGTGACGCGCCGATTCCTTGGCAACGGCACCGCATACACGCCCACGAGCGTCAACTTCTACGGCAACTGA
- a CDS encoding EexN family lipoprotein: protein MNKVLPLMMIATALAACGQSQPSETVDYLVAHPDRIKELQRQCKEDRTKVGDELCVRAAEAANRRFFGDRPEQKTK from the coding sequence ATGAACAAAGTGCTGCCGCTGATGATGATCGCCACCGCTTTGGCGGCATGTGGTCAATCTCAACCGTCGGAAACCGTGGACTACCTTGTGGCCCATCCAGATCGCATCAAGGAACTCCAGCGCCAATGCAAGGAGGATCGCACAAAGGTCGGCGATGAACTCTGCGTGCGCGCGGCCGAAGCCGCCAATCGGCGCTTCTTCGGTGATCGGCCGGAGCAAAAGACGAAGTAA
- a CDS encoding LysR family transcriptional regulator, producing the protein MELRHLRCFLAVAEELHFARAAERLHIDQSPLSRTIKELEEELGARLFVRTTRSTQLTRAGRLLLEHVPRIFAALEQARDSVKSATNGYHGQLRIALSDGITPSRLPALLARSREEDPEVEIRLFEVPLEQQIKGLHDDLYDAGFSMAEDAGDGILVSPAWEDELMVAVPARHPVLAFKRIPLEEVLRYPLVLGDPEVCEGHARQVDRFLRKFDQEPLITQRVATFDVMMTLVSAGFALGLAGAAHIASSREPGVVGRPVAGRPTMLATYLLRRDTEPSEMLARFIERVTFIDSVDDLTITEDS; encoded by the coding sequence ATGGAATTGCGCCATCTCCGCTGCTTCCTGGCCGTGGCTGAAGAACTCCATTTTGCCCGCGCAGCCGAGCGGCTGCACATCGACCAGTCACCGTTGTCCCGTACCATCAAAGAACTGGAAGAGGAACTTGGTGCGCGCCTGTTCGTTCGCACTACCCGCAGCACGCAATTGACTCGCGCTGGCCGGCTGCTCCTGGAGCACGTACCGCGCATCTTCGCTGCGCTGGAGCAAGCGCGTGACAGTGTCAAATCCGCCACTAATGGCTATCACGGGCAGTTGCGCATTGCCCTGTCAGACGGCATCACGCCATCGCGCTTGCCGGCCCTGCTGGCGCGCAGCCGCGAGGAAGATCCCGAGGTCGAGATCCGGCTGTTTGAGGTGCCCTTGGAGCAACAGATCAAGGGCCTGCACGACGATTTGTACGACGCTGGTTTCTCGATGGCGGAAGACGCGGGCGATGGCATCTTGGTCAGCCCTGCATGGGAGGACGAGTTGATGGTGGCCGTGCCGGCCCGTCATCCGGTGTTGGCCTTCAAGCGGATTCCTCTGGAGGAGGTGCTGCGCTATCCCCTAGTGCTGGGCGACCCTGAGGTATGCGAAGGCCACGCGCGCCAAGTTGATCGCTTTCTTCGCAAGTTCGATCAAGAGCCTTTGATCACGCAGCGCGTAGCAACCTTCGACGTGATGATGACCTTGGTTTCCGCCGGCTTTGCTCTGGGGCTGGCGGGCGCTGCGCATATCGCATCCAGCCGGGAGCCGGGTGTCGTGGGCCGGCCCGTGGCCGGCAGACCAACGATGTTGGCCACCTATCTGCTGCGCCGCGACACGGAACCTTCCGAGATGCTGGCCCGGTTCATCGAGCGAGTGACCTTCATTGATTCGGTGGATGACTTGACCATTACCGAAGATTCCTGA
- a CDS encoding ribbon-helix-helix protein, CopG family, protein MSQHRLNLFIQPEHAKRLDELAAKKGVSKSSIVAAALASWLSPDAADQREAAIAKRLDRLSRQAERMERDQNIQIETLALFIRYFLTVSTPVPEVHQDAARAQGKARFEQFVEQLGRHLLRGRSLVRDVVEELHPDPARMAATAEAQERAS, encoded by the coding sequence ATGAGCCAGCATCGCCTCAATCTCTTCATCCAGCCCGAGCACGCCAAGCGGCTCGATGAGCTGGCCGCCAAGAAAGGTGTGTCCAAGTCCAGCATCGTCGCGGCGGCGCTGGCGTCCTGGCTGTCGCCGGATGCGGCCGACCAGCGCGAGGCAGCCATTGCCAAGCGGCTGGATCGCCTGTCGCGCCAGGCCGAACGCATGGAGCGCGACCAGAACATCCAGATCGAGACGCTGGCGCTGTTCATCCGCTATTTCCTGACCGTCAGCACGCCCGTGCCCGAGGTCCATCAGGATGCCGCGCGTGCCCAGGGCAAGGCGCGCTTCGAGCAATTCGTCGAGCAGCTCGGTCGCCACCTGCTACGCGGGCGCAGCCTGGTGCGCGACGTGGTGGAGGAACTGCATCCCGATCCAGCGCGAATGGCGGCCACGGCCGAAGCGCAGGAGCGTGCTTCATGA
- a CDS encoding TrbC/VirB2 family protein, with translation MMQVPAFRISANALPGRSSSARLDGLTRPAMQGLMLAALMLLLVGTAQAAGSSMPWEGPLQSILESIQGPVARIVAVIIIIATGLALAFGDTSGGFRKLIQIVFGLSIAFAASSFFLSFFSFSGGAVV, from the coding sequence ATGATGCAGGTTCCTGCTTTCCGTATTTCTGCAAATGCGCTTCCCGGCCGTTCCAGTTCGGCTCGGCTGGATGGCCTGACCCGCCCGGCCATGCAGGGCCTGATGCTCGCGGCGCTGATGCTGCTGCTCGTGGGCACCGCGCAGGCCGCAGGTTCGTCGATGCCTTGGGAAGGTCCATTGCAGTCGATCTTGGAGTCGATCCAAGGGCCGGTGGCGCGCATCGTCGCGGTCATCATCATCATCGCCACGGGTCTGGCGCTGGCCTTCGGGGATACCTCGGGGGGCTTTCGCAAGCTGATCCAGATCGTGTTCGGCCTGTCCATCGCGTTCGCGGCTTCGAGCTTCTTTCTGTCCTTCTTCAGCTTCTCCGGCGGGGCCGTCGTATGA
- the trbB gene encoding P-type conjugative transfer ATPase TrbB, with product MSAVSSSFAATSLDRRIQMLRTAMGPLIAAALEDPDVVEIMLNPDRTLWIDRLSTGRSPMGVELSEADGERIIRLVAAHVGAEVHRGQPLLTAELPETGERFEGILPPAAPGPAFALRKRAVGVIPLSRYIEDAMMTAEQAGLLARAVRERQNILIAGGTSTGKTTLANALLAEIAATGDRVLVLEDTVELQCAARDHVPLRTRAGVVSMTELVRSSMRLRPDRVVVGEVRGAEALDLIKVWGTGHPGGIATIHAGSALGALLRLEQLILEVAVNPPRALIAEAVNVVIHIAGRGRKRRIESIARVVGFDGVGYRLVDALEAPETPETPFPELLLPSDLSSLSPDHSGELS from the coding sequence ATGAGCGCCGTTTCTTCCTCTTTCGCGGCTACGTCACTGGACCGTCGCATCCAGATGCTGCGCACGGCGATGGGGCCGCTGATCGCCGCCGCGCTCGAAGACCCGGACGTGGTGGAGATCATGCTCAACCCGGATCGAACCTTGTGGATCGACCGGCTTTCCACGGGCCGCTCCCCGATGGGCGTGGAGCTGTCCGAGGCCGATGGCGAACGCATCATCCGGCTCGTCGCGGCCCATGTCGGCGCGGAAGTCCATCGCGGCCAGCCGCTCTTGACGGCGGAGCTGCCCGAGACGGGAGAACGCTTCGAGGGCATCCTGCCGCCCGCAGCGCCGGGCCCGGCCTTCGCGCTGCGCAAGCGCGCCGTGGGTGTGATCCCACTGTCGCGGTATATCGAGGATGCAATGATGACCGCCGAACAGGCGGGCCTACTGGCGCGCGCCGTGCGCGAGCGCCAGAACATCCTGATCGCCGGCGGCACCAGCACGGGCAAGACCACTTTGGCCAATGCCTTGCTGGCCGAGATCGCCGCCACCGGCGACCGCGTGCTGGTGCTCGAAGACACGGTGGAGCTGCAATGCGCGGCGCGCGACCACGTGCCGCTGCGCACCCGCGCGGGCGTCGTGTCCATGACCGAGCTGGTGCGCTCGTCCATGCGCCTGCGGCCGGATCGCGTGGTGGTCGGCGAGGTGCGCGGCGCCGAGGCGCTGGATCTCATCAAGGTGTGGGGCACCGGCCACCCCGGCGGCATCGCCACGATCCATGCCGGCTCCGCGCTGGGCGCGCTGCTGCGCCTGGAGCAACTGATTCTCGAAGTGGCGGTGAACCCGCCCCGTGCGCTGATCGCCGAGGCGGTCAACGTGGTGATCCACATCGCCGGACGCGGGCGCAAGCGCCGCATCGAGAGCATCGCCCGCGTCGTCGGCTTCGACGGCGTGGGCTACCGCCTGGTGGATGCGCTAGAGGCGCCGGAAACGCCGGAAACGCCGTTTCCGGAGCTGCTGCTGCCGTCCGACCTTTCCTCCCTGTCCCCTGACCACTCTGGAGAACTTTCATGA
- the trbE gene encoding conjugal transfer protein TrbE gives MLNLAEYRQRPALLADWLPWAGLVAPGVVLNKDGSFQRTARFRGPDLDSATQGELIATSARLNNALRRLGSGWALFIEAERRAAADYPHSEFPEPLSWLVDEERRAAFEESGNHFESGYHLTLQCLPAEESRARAARMLYENKPTEGVDWRERLQAFQAETDRVFDLLNGVMPEIAWLDDGQTLTYLHATVSTRRYRVNVPEVPFHLDALLADAPLIGGLAPMLGDEHLRVATVRGFPTSTWPGILDDLNRLGFAYRWSTRFLCLDKADAEKELARLRRQWFAKRKNVIALLRETIFQQESPLVDTDASNKAADADAALQELGSDQVAFGYVTATVTVLDADPAVADEKLRMVERAIQGRGFVTIPETLNAVDAWLSSLPGHAYANVRQPIVSTLNLAHLMPVSAVWAGLEKNDHLDGPPLIVTRTDGATPFRLVTHIGDVGHTLVAGPTGMGKSVLLATLAMQFRRYRGSRIFAFDMGRSMRATILGLGGEHYDLGLDGEIAFQPLARIDRDGYRTWAAEWIEGRLRHEGVAVGPDEKAAIWSALQSLAGAPVEQRTMTGLSVLLQSNALRQALAPYVLGGAHGKLLDADHDRLGMADVQCFEMEELMHSKAAVMAVLHYLFARFDERFDGAPTLLILDEAWLFLDDPVFAARIRQWLKTLRKKNVSVIFATQSLADIKDSSIASAIIESCASRIFLPNPQATEPQIRTIYEGFGLNSRQIEIVATAQPKRDHYYQSRLGNRLFDLDLGPATLAFAGASTPQDQRDMDAVLAAVDADSASSPFAAAWLRHRSLDWAAELLRDFPGTPPIPTHPQENQP, from the coding sequence ATGCTGAACCTTGCCGAATACCGCCAGCGGCCCGCGCTGCTGGCCGACTGGCTGCCCTGGGCCGGGCTGGTCGCGCCGGGTGTCGTCTTGAACAAGGACGGCAGCTTCCAGCGCACGGCGCGGTTTCGCGGACCTGACCTCGACAGTGCCACGCAAGGCGAGTTGATCGCCACGTCGGCGCGCTTGAACAACGCGCTGCGCCGGCTGGGTTCGGGCTGGGCGCTGTTCATCGAAGCCGAGCGCCGCGCTGCCGCTGACTATCCGCACTCGGAGTTCCCCGAGCCGCTGTCGTGGCTGGTCGATGAAGAGCGCCGCGCCGCCTTCGAGGAATCGGGCAACCACTTCGAGAGCGGCTACCACCTGACGCTGCAATGCCTGCCTGCGGAGGAATCCCGCGCCCGCGCAGCGAGGATGCTGTACGAGAACAAGCCAACCGAAGGCGTGGACTGGCGCGAGCGATTGCAAGCCTTCCAGGCGGAAACGGATCGTGTCTTCGACCTGCTCAATGGCGTGATGCCGGAAATCGCGTGGCTCGATGACGGGCAGACGCTGACCTACTTGCACGCCACGGTTTCCACGCGGCGCTATCGGGTGAACGTGCCGGAGGTGCCATTTCACCTGGATGCGCTGCTGGCCGATGCACCGCTGATCGGCGGCCTGGCGCCCATGCTGGGCGACGAGCACCTGCGCGTGGCGACGGTGCGGGGCTTCCCGACCTCGACCTGGCCGGGGATTCTGGACGACCTCAACCGCCTGGGCTTCGCGTATCGCTGGAGCACCCGCTTTCTCTGCCTCGACAAAGCCGATGCAGAAAAAGAGCTTGCCCGCCTGCGCCGCCAGTGGTTCGCCAAGCGCAAGAACGTCATCGCGCTGCTGCGCGAAACCATCTTCCAGCAGGAAAGCCCGCTGGTCGATACCGACGCCAGCAACAAGGCGGCGGATGCCGATGCCGCCCTGCAGGAACTGGGCAGCGATCAGGTGGCCTTCGGCTACGTCACCGCCACGGTGACGGTGCTCGATGCCGATCCCGCCGTGGCCGACGAGAAGCTGCGCATGGTGGAGCGCGCCATCCAGGGGCGCGGCTTCGTCACCATCCCCGAAACGCTCAATGCCGTGGATGCGTGGTTGTCCTCGCTTCCGGGCCACGCCTACGCCAATGTGCGCCAGCCCATCGTCTCGACGCTGAACCTGGCGCACCTGATGCCCGTGTCCGCCGTGTGGGCTGGACTGGAGAAGAACGATCACCTCGACGGCCCGCCGTTGATCGTCACGCGCACCGATGGCGCCACGCCGTTCCGGCTGGTGACGCACATCGGCGACGTGGGCCACACGCTGGTCGCTGGGCCGACTGGCATGGGCAAGTCGGTCTTGCTTGCCACCCTGGCGATGCAGTTCCGCCGCTATCGGGGCTCGCGCATCTTTGCCTTCGACATGGGGCGCTCGATGCGCGCCACGATCTTGGGCCTCGGCGGCGAGCACTACGACCTTGGGCTGGATGGCGAGATCGCTTTCCAGCCCTTGGCACGCATCGACCGTGACGGCTACCGCACCTGGGCCGCCGAATGGATCGAAGGCCGATTGCGGCACGAAGGCGTGGCAGTCGGCCCGGACGAGAAGGCGGCCATCTGGTCGGCGCTGCAAAGCCTTGCCGGTGCGCCGGTGGAGCAGCGCACGATGACCGGGCTGTCCGTGCTGTTGCAGAGCAATGCGCTGCGCCAGGCGCTCGCGCCCTATGTGCTCGGCGGCGCCCACGGCAAGCTGCTGGACGCCGACCACGACCGGCTGGGCATGGCCGACGTGCAGTGCTTCGAGATGGAGGAGCTGATGCACAGCAAGGCCGCCGTCATGGCCGTGCTGCATTACCTCTTTGCGCGCTTCGACGAGCGGTTTGACGGTGCGCCCACGCTACTGATCCTCGATGAAGCATGGCTGTTCCTTGATGACCCGGTGTTTGCCGCGCGCATCCGGCAGTGGCTCAAGACGCTGCGCAAGAAAAACGTCAGCGTCATCTTCGCCACGCAGAGCCTTGCCGACATCAAGGATTCGAGCATCGCGTCGGCCATCATCGAAAGCTGCGCGAGCCGCATCTTCCTGCCCAACCCGCAGGCGACCGAGCCGCAGATTCGCACGATCTACGAAGGTTTCGGCCTGAACTCACGGCAGATCGAAATCGTCGCCACCGCGCAGCCCAAGCGCGACCACTACTACCAATCCCGTCTCGGCAATCGCCTGTTCGACCTCGACCTGGGGCCGGCAACGCTGGCCTTCGCGGGCGCTTCCACGCCGCAAGACCAGCGTGACATGGACGCGGTGCTCGCTGCGGTCGATGCCGACTCCGCTTCTTCCCCGTTCGCAGCCGCGTGGCTGCGCCATCGCAGCCTCGATTGGGCGGCCGAGCTGCTGCGTGACTTCCCCGGCACGCCGCCCATCCCCACCCATCCGCAGGAGAACCAACCATGA
- a CDS encoding VirB3 family type IV secretion system protein translates to MNAAHDGVQNFAAGFEVPLHRSLTEPILLGGAPRTVAIANGTLAAAVGLGLQLWIPGVVLWIAGHALAVWGARVDPQFMQVFARHIKHRPLLDV, encoded by the coding sequence ATGAACGCGGCCCATGATGGAGTGCAGAACTTCGCGGCGGGCTTCGAGGTGCCGCTGCATCGCTCGCTCACCGAGCCGATCTTGCTGGGTGGCGCACCGCGCACGGTGGCGATTGCCAACGGCACCTTGGCCGCCGCCGTCGGGCTGGGCCTGCAACTGTGGATTCCGGGCGTGGTGCTCTGGATCGCCGGCCACGCGCTGGCAGTCTGGGGCGCGCGCGTCGATCCGCAGTTCATGCAGGTCTTTGCCCGCCACATCAAGCACCGGCCGCTGCTGGACGTGTAG